In Nitrososphaerales archaeon, the genomic stretch TTGGTTTTGCCTTTTGTTTTGCCCCTGTCTTTAATTTTTGCATGTATAGCTATATGAGAAGGGATCAATATTCTGTTTGGAAAAATTGCTTTTACCATATGCTGAAATATGTTTCAGGACACACCCGTAATAATCTATATGTATATAATATCATGTATTAGTTAAAAAGCAGATGGGAAAGAAAATAGATCCTAGGAATTTCAGTAAGAATATGGTTAGAGGATATAGCAAAAAATATGCAAGAGCAGAGCGTTTCAGGCTAAAGCGAAGGAAACGCTAGGTCATATATTAGCGAATTCCTGGATTATCATGCTAGCATAACACACACCGTCAAGAACGTTCTTTATAGTAGTAAATTCATTTGGAGCATGTATGTTAGCGTATGAAGGTGAACATCCCGTCCATACAGATTGTAGCCTCAATATTTTTGTAAACACATAGTCTGGACCCGAGCCCCACATGTTAGGGAATAATGCTGGTTTTTTGTTATACACCTTTTCTGCAGCTATTGATGTTGCTTGTACAATCTTGGCATTGATATCAGTCTTTGACGGCTCTACTGCACCCAACTTGTAAATCGTCATGTCTGTAAATCCTCGCCTAGCAAGATAGGTTCTGAGTTTCTTTAGCAGGTCATCAGTATTCTGGTCATACACAAGCCTAAAGTCAAGTTTAACAAACGCCTCATTTGGCAAAACCGTTTTAGAACCCGATGACGTGTAACCTGATTGAATCCCAGCTATATTGCATGTAGGTTCGAAGAGAAGTTTCTTCAAGGCTTCCTTACCTGCAACATTGTCTAGCAATTGCTTAGCGCCGTATTCTTTCTTAATCATCTTTTCATCATAGTCTAATTGCTGAACAAGTGCAAGATCTTCCTTGTTAGGAACCTTCACATCATCATACCATCCATCAACTGTTATCCTCCCATTGCTCTTTAGCGATCCTAACGCGCTAACTAGACGCCACGCAGGGTTTGGGACTATAGGTGCTAGACCCGAATGCATGTCAATAGAAGCGGTCTTGCATCGCAGCTCAAGATAAAGCAGTCCCTTCAAACCGGCGTAAATCGATGCC encodes the following:
- a CDS encoding M20/M25/M40 family metallo-hydrolase; its protein translation is MLETVKESVIRNQDNIVSDLRKLVKHPSISAQNVGIEECASALNEIMRDSGISSSIIKLSNGNPIVYGEVKSSSKKTLLLYSHYDVQPVEPLDEWKYNPFSGVVADNKVHGRGAADSKGNVIALIKACKAFLDTSGEPPVNLKFLFEGEEEISSINLPDFVKKNKQMLKANASLCFDSSLNPAGMASIYAGLKGLLYLELRCKTASIDMHSGLAPIVPNPAWRLVSALGSLKSNGRITVDGWYDDVKVPNKEDLALVQQLDYDEKMIKKEYGAKQLLDNVAGKEALKKLLFEPTCNIAGIQSGYTSSGSKTVLPNEAFVKLDFRLVYDQNTDDLLKKLRTYLARRGFTDMTIYKLGAVEPSKTDINAKIVQATSIAAEKVYNKKPALFPNMWGSGPDYVFTKILRLQSVWTGCSPSYANIHAPNEFTTIKNVLDGVCYASMIIQEFANI